Proteins found in one Paenibacillus wynnii genomic segment:
- a CDS encoding carboxymuconolactone decarboxylase family protein, translated as MSSNINIGLDHFSSLSGDYGAKMLAPVQEHFPELAEFIMGTVYGDIFKHSTISDDWKEIAIISSLITMGQYDQLALHYVMALSVGITVEQLKGTLLHLTPCVGLPRVISAFNVLLKTLEEVK; from the coding sequence ATGAGCAGCAACATAAATATTGGTCTAGATCACTTTTCCAGTCTTTCCGGAGACTACGGGGCTAAGATGTTAGCTCCTGTTCAAGAGCATTTTCCAGAACTCGCTGAATTTATAATGGGCACTGTGTACGGGGATATTTTCAAACACAGTACTATCAGCGATGACTGGAAGGAAATTGCAATTATTTCCTCCTTAATTACCATGGGGCAGTATGACCAACTGGCTCTTCATTATGTCATGGCTCTCAGTGTCGGGATCACCGTAGAACAACTCAAAGGGACCTTATTGCATTTAACCCCTTGTGTAGGATTACCACGAGTTATCAGTGCCTTTAATGTCCTACTCAAAACTCTTGAGGAAGTTAAGTAA
- the glpK gene encoding glycerol kinase GlpK, whose product MTGYILALDQGTTSSRAIIFDQEARIISQGQYEIKQSFPRPGWVEHDPEQIWETQLAAARDAIDRSAILPAQISAIGITNQRETAVVWDKFTGKPIYPAIVWQDRRTAGICEELKLKGLEEEIASKTGLVIDAYFSATKIAWILDHVEGARERAAKGELLAGTIDSWLIWKLTGGEVHATDVTNASRTMLFNLHFRAWDDSMLNALNIPRSILPEIKMSGGQFGIAKEHWFGASIPINSVLGDQQAALFGHTCLEAGSAKNTYGTGCFILMNTGTEAVVSRHGLLTTVAWGIGDEMYYALEGSVFVAGAAIQWLQEGLGLIQEPASSEDKAREVEDSEGVVVVPAFTGLGAPYWDMYSRGAIFGLTRGTTAAHLVRATLESLAFQSRDVIGAMEKDAGMPLTELRVDGGAVRNDLLMQFQADILGSNVTRTDYSETTALGAALLAGLTSGIWTKEQLLTFNKSERVFTPLMESEERERRYFAWQDAVSRTMGWEKH is encoded by the coding sequence ATGACAGGCTATATATTGGCGTTGGATCAGGGTACAACGAGTTCACGGGCTATTATATTTGATCAGGAGGCGCGGATCATTTCCCAGGGACAGTATGAGATTAAGCAATCTTTTCCCCGTCCTGGTTGGGTAGAGCATGATCCGGAACAAATATGGGAAACTCAACTGGCTGCGGCGAGGGATGCCATAGACAGGAGTGCTATTCTTCCTGCTCAGATTTCAGCAATTGGGATCACTAATCAACGCGAGACGGCGGTGGTATGGGACAAGTTCACAGGCAAGCCTATTTATCCGGCTATAGTATGGCAGGATCGCCGTACGGCGGGGATCTGCGAGGAGCTTAAGTTGAAAGGCTTGGAAGAGGAAATTGCCAGTAAAACAGGGCTTGTCATAGATGCCTATTTCTCAGCAACCAAAATCGCATGGATCTTGGATCATGTAGAGGGAGCGCGGGAACGGGCTGCGAAAGGCGAGCTGCTTGCCGGGACGATCGACAGCTGGTTGATCTGGAAGCTTACCGGAGGAGAAGTTCATGCCACGGATGTCACCAATGCTTCACGTACAATGCTTTTCAATTTACACTTTCGCGCTTGGGACGACTCTATGCTGAATGCATTAAATATTCCGCGCTCTATTTTGCCTGAGATCAAAATGTCCGGGGGACAATTCGGTATAGCAAAAGAGCATTGGTTCGGTGCCAGCATCCCTATTAACTCAGTTCTTGGAGACCAGCAGGCGGCTTTGTTCGGTCACACCTGTCTTGAAGCGGGCAGCGCTAAGAATACATATGGTACGGGCTGCTTTATACTTATGAATACGGGGACTGAGGCCGTGGTATCACGTCATGGTCTGCTGACGACGGTCGCATGGGGAATTGGGGACGAAATGTATTATGCACTTGAAGGCAGTGTATTCGTGGCAGGAGCAGCCATACAGTGGCTTCAGGAAGGTCTTGGCCTGATCCAAGAACCGGCTAGTTCTGAGGATAAGGCAAGGGAGGTCGAGGATAGCGAAGGGGTCGTCGTTGTTCCGGCTTTTACAGGGCTGGGAGCTCCATATTGGGATATGTATTCTAGAGGAGCTATCTTTGGATTAACCCGCGGGACAACAGCCGCACATTTAGTTCGGGCAACCTTGGAATCCCTTGCTTTTCAATCACGTGATGTAATAGGAGCTATGGAGAAAGACGCAGGAATGCCGCTTACAGAACTGCGTGTGGACGGGGGAGCCGTCCGGAATGATTTATTGATGCAATTTCAAGCCGACATTTTAGGCAGTAATGTTACACGGACAGATTATTCCGAGACCACTGCGCTGGGTGCTGCACTGCTTGCCGGTTTAACCTCAGGCATCTGGACAAAAGAGCAGTTGCTGACCTTCAACAAGTCAGAGCGGGTATTTACTCCACTTATGGAGTCGGAGGAACGTGAACGCCGTTACTTTGCTTGGCAGGATGCGGTCTCCCGAACCATGGGGTGGGAAAAGCATTAG
- a CDS encoding ATP-binding protein — MNFWRSLVGKLWLTIICLVAVVLITLGLFLLPYIDSNFANSGAIKRLFMYTCMIGFSLTTFFALFLFTKITQPLQQVIEAANNIRRGEYGTRLKLVTSDEIGQLATSFNHMAEDLDKNIRSLNHEKGHLSSVLRSMSDAVITFDIDGHIILTNPHGRTLLEAWSDLKWDQESDSELFLEREDQSDVPLPLQPLFQSTIIKGGDQRSNVHVRQGVWSVHMAPLYADNDIRGAVAVLRDVTEEVRLEKMRRDFVANVSHEIRTPLSMMQGYSEALLDGMASSPEESSELIQVIHDESLRMGRLVKDLLDLARMEAGHTDMMKARINMDEFLERIYRKFAVRAKEREIHLQYSKNSPQLFLKAADEDKLEQVLTNLLDNAFRHTPAGKSILITGGEIELEGRRYIEITIADEGYGIPPEDLPFIFERFYKADKARLRGDSSGTGLGLAIVKNIVESHHGHISASSKLGEGSSFTLRLPVEKL; from the coding sequence GTGAACTTCTGGAGAAGTCTTGTAGGTAAGCTGTGGCTTACGATCATTTGTCTGGTAGCGGTCGTGCTAATCACGCTAGGCTTATTCTTACTTCCCTACATCGACAGTAACTTTGCCAATTCCGGGGCAATCAAACGCTTATTTATGTATACATGCATGATCGGATTCTCTTTGACCACTTTTTTTGCTTTGTTCCTGTTTACCAAAATTACGCAGCCGCTGCAGCAGGTCATTGAAGCTGCCAATAACATTCGCCGCGGAGAATATGGGACAAGACTAAAGCTGGTAACCAGTGATGAGATTGGTCAGTTAGCCACTTCATTTAATCATATGGCAGAGGACCTGGACAAAAATATCCGTAGTTTAAATCATGAAAAAGGCCATCTCTCCAGTGTATTGCGCAGTATGAGCGATGCTGTTATTACCTTTGATATTGATGGTCATATTATTCTTACCAATCCACATGGACGTACCTTACTGGAAGCCTGGAGCGATTTGAAATGGGATCAGGAGAGTGACTCTGAGCTATTTCTTGAACGAGAGGATCAGAGTGATGTACCGCTTCCACTCCAGCCGTTGTTCCAAAGTACCATCATCAAAGGCGGGGACCAGCGTTCGAATGTGCATGTTCGTCAGGGAGTATGGTCGGTGCATATGGCCCCGCTTTACGCCGACAATGATATCCGAGGAGCAGTAGCTGTTCTGCGTGATGTCACAGAAGAGGTGCGTTTGGAGAAAATGCGTCGTGATTTTGTAGCGAATGTCTCGCACGAAATTCGTACCCCATTATCCATGATGCAAGGGTATAGCGAGGCGCTTTTGGATGGAATGGCCTCCTCACCGGAGGAGAGCAGCGAACTTATACAAGTTATTCATGACGAATCGCTCCGAATGGGACGTCTGGTGAAGGATTTGCTTGACCTCGCCCGAATGGAAGCCGGCCATACAGATATGATGAAAGCCCGGATTAATATGGATGAATTTTTGGAGAGAATATACCGTAAGTTCGCAGTTCGTGCCAAGGAGCGGGAGATTCACTTGCAATACAGCAAAAACAGTCCCCAACTATTCCTGAAAGCAGCGGATGAGGATAAGCTGGAGCAGGTCTTAACCAATCTGCTGGACAATGCTTTTCGCCATACACCTGCGGGTAAGAGTATCTTAATTACCGGGGGAGAAATAGAGTTAGAAGGAAGACGCTATATAGAAATAACAATTGCCGACGAAGGGTATGGTATTCCACCTGAGGATCTACCTTTTATATTCGAACGATTCTACAAAGCAGACAAAGCTCGTTTGCGCGGAGATTCAAGCGGTACGGGACTTGGGCTCGCGATTGTTAAGAATATTGTAGAGTCTCATCATGGACATATTTCGGCATCCAGCAAGCTGGGTGAAGGATCCAGCTTCACACTTCGACTCCCTGTCGAAAAACTGTAA
- a CDS encoding response regulator transcription factor — MAEHLNRILVVDDEERIRRLLKMYLEKEGYEIDEAEDGEIALRKATANDYGLILLDVMLPGIDGIEVLTRLRGVKSTPVLMLTAKGEEINRVQGFEMGADDYVVKPFSPREVIYRVKAIMRRSSATAFLSKESNSSNNIVFPHLIIEHDAHRVTAGGQEVSLTPKEYELLHYLAISPDKVFSREELLKDVWNYEFFGDLRTVDTHVKRLREKLNKVSPESAAMITTVWGVGYKLEVPK; from the coding sequence ATGGCAGAGCATTTGAATAGAATCCTGGTGGTGGATGACGAAGAGCGAATCCGCCGCCTGCTTAAAATGTACTTGGAAAAAGAAGGATACGAAATCGATGAAGCAGAAGATGGTGAGATTGCCCTCCGCAAAGCAACGGCTAATGATTACGGTCTTATTTTGCTGGATGTAATGCTTCCCGGCATCGATGGAATTGAAGTGCTTACAAGACTTAGAGGTGTTAAATCAACACCTGTCCTGATGCTTACTGCCAAAGGTGAAGAGATTAACCGGGTGCAAGGATTTGAAATGGGTGCAGACGACTATGTGGTTAAACCCTTCAGTCCCCGCGAGGTAATCTACCGGGTGAAAGCTATCATGCGCAGATCGTCAGCTACAGCTTTTTTATCCAAAGAGAGCAATTCCAGCAATAACATTGTATTCCCGCATCTTATTATCGAACATGATGCACACCGTGTGACGGCTGGAGGACAGGAAGTAAGTCTGACTCCAAAGGAATACGAGTTGTTGCATTATTTAGCAATCTCACCGGACAAAGTGTTCTCCCGAGAAGAACTGCTTAAGGATGTTTGGAATTATGAATTTTTCGGGGATTTACGTACGGTAGACACGCATGTAAAACGACTTCGTGAAAAACTTAATAAAGTATCACCGGAATCGGCAGCGATGATCACGACGGTATGGGGAGTAGGCTACAAACTTGAGGTCCCGAAATAA
- the ccsA gene encoding cytochrome c biogenesis protein CcsA: MSLLDFSSNVFIAAFFLYSGAFMLYTIAIMGRKWSGRKPEEHTARWGKVAFLASSLGLLCHMLYFFTRWSGSGHIPVSNMYEFMTFLSMMVMVAFTVIFAIYRKIILGLFAVPISIIIMAYAAVFPQEVQPLIPSLKSIYLNIHVTLAALGESFFAVGFAAGLMYLLRTVNFDSVVKSDKKQQRLVEFTLFSIIVIIGFLGSVFAFRGAGYETVFIRQNVTIDSPGQEDSTIERVSYKMPPIVAPYHSEIESFQSFLGLKEPLFEAPSWMNGVNAGRKFNTVIWSLLSGLILYGIIRIIARKPLGKALHPLMDGIDADDLDEITYRAIAIGFPIFTLGALIFAMIWAQVAWGRFWGWDPKEVWALVTWLFYSAYLHLRLARGWQGRKSAWLAVLGFLVVMFTLVGVNLVIAGLHSYAGTD; encoded by the coding sequence ATGAGCTTGCTCGATTTCAGCAGTAACGTCTTTATAGCCGCATTTTTCTTATACAGCGGTGCGTTCATGTTATACACCATCGCTATTATGGGTCGCAAGTGGTCTGGCCGCAAGCCGGAGGAGCACACTGCCCGCTGGGGTAAGGTGGCTTTCCTCGCTTCTTCATTGGGCCTGTTATGTCATATGCTATATTTCTTTACACGCTGGTCCGGTTCGGGACATATTCCTGTCAGCAACATGTACGAATTCATGACTTTTTTGTCAATGATGGTAATGGTTGCTTTTACCGTGATATTCGCTATTTATCGCAAAATAATACTGGGTCTGTTCGCAGTCCCTATTTCAATTATTATTATGGCGTATGCGGCGGTGTTCCCGCAGGAGGTTCAACCTCTGATCCCGTCGCTGAAATCTATTTATCTGAATATTCACGTGACCCTGGCAGCTTTAGGTGAATCTTTCTTTGCCGTTGGTTTTGCCGCCGGACTTATGTATCTGCTGCGAACCGTTAACTTTGACAGTGTCGTCAAAAGTGACAAAAAACAGCAAAGACTCGTTGAGTTTACGCTGTTTTCAATCATTGTCATTATCGGTTTTCTGGGCTCCGTTTTTGCTTTCCGCGGGGCTGGATACGAGACTGTTTTCATAAGACAAAACGTTACGATTGACAGCCCGGGGCAGGAAGATAGTACAATAGAGAGAGTGAGTTATAAAATGCCGCCTATTGTGGCACCTTACCATAGCGAAATAGAGAGCTTTCAGTCGTTTCTTGGCCTAAAAGAACCTCTTTTTGAAGCTCCTTCGTGGATGAATGGTGTCAATGCTGGGCGCAAATTTAATACTGTGATCTGGTCACTACTATCGGGGTTAATTCTTTACGGCATTATTCGTATAATTGCACGCAAACCGCTGGGCAAGGCTCTACATCCCCTTATGGACGGAATAGACGCCGATGATCTCGATGAGATCACGTACCGGGCAATTGCGATTGGTTTCCCTATTTTTACACTTGGGGCATTAATATTTGCAATGATATGGGCTCAGGTTGCCTGGGGAAGATTCTGGGGATGGGACCCAAAGGAAGTTTGGGCACTCGTTACCTGGCTGTTTTACAGCGCTTATCTCCATTTACGGCTTGCCCGTGGATGGCAGGGACGCAAATCCGCTTGGCTTGCTGTACTTGGATTTCTGGTTGTTATGTTTACACTGGTTGGCGTTAACCTGGTTATTGCCGGACTTCATTCCTATGCCGGGACCGACTGA
- the resB gene encoding cytochrome c biogenesis protein ResB yields MSQRTPFITNTKCECGHQNPVGTVLCEACGKPLEDDGITNENLEMRYDGRARRSQRVNPGLVDKVWNFFSSVKIAIYLIVFTLVGSMLGTIFPQESTFLNIDASTHYKEEYGVVGDIYYKLGLSHTYESWWFVTLLVMIGASLVICSLDRVLPLYKALSKQKIRKHRQFLTRQKIVLITKVEEDPNLWVQRAIQPLKKKGYRVVTEDGALLAEKHRFSRWGPYVIHIGLIIFLLAVLVRGLPGLNMDQHLAFPQGDTVPIPDTSYYLKNEKFTVEFYTEAEMPEEFRGTKVLPKLYETKAVLYECTAQCGDPSKEPKLREVTSHDIQVNSPLNYKGLKAYQFDYDLTPVLRSVQPNLVNSVTGETFGKFKLVMKNPQRVYQAGPYELTLKEKYMDFGMNEEGQPVSKSPYPNAPAFLFLIHGPGLPTEGQQYFYFPKQVDQVKFQQQAINDKLGGSERFLEFEVTAMSDVDFSESTAFLNIRIDKVMPFIWIGAAIIMLGLVLGFYWQHRRIWLILENGELTLGAHTNKNWFGFRREIVSFLGKMDMTVDEKSLDNGGGLS; encoded by the coding sequence ATGAGTCAGCGTACTCCTTTTATCACGAATACCAAGTGCGAATGCGGCCATCAGAATCCTGTAGGGACTGTGCTGTGTGAAGCATGCGGCAAACCGCTTGAAGATGATGGAATTACCAACGAGAACCTCGAAATGCGATATGACGGAAGAGCTCGTCGTTCCCAGCGTGTGAATCCAGGTCTAGTTGATAAGGTCTGGAACTTTTTTTCTTCGGTCAAAATAGCCATCTACCTGATCGTGTTCACTCTGGTCGGCTCTATGCTGGGCACAATTTTCCCTCAGGAGAGTACTTTTCTTAACATCGATGCATCAACCCATTACAAGGAAGAATACGGAGTTGTAGGGGACATCTATTACAAGCTGGGCCTATCGCATACCTATGAATCATGGTGGTTCGTGACTCTCCTAGTAATGATCGGTGCTTCACTGGTTATATGCAGTTTAGATCGTGTACTACCATTATACAAAGCTCTTAGCAAACAGAAGATCCGCAAGCATCGTCAGTTTCTGACGCGGCAGAAGATTGTTCTGATTACCAAGGTTGAGGAAGATCCGAACCTCTGGGTTCAAAGAGCGATTCAGCCCTTGAAGAAGAAAGGGTACCGAGTCGTTACAGAAGACGGTGCACTGCTGGCCGAGAAACACCGTTTTAGCCGTTGGGGGCCTTATGTCATACATATCGGCCTTATTATATTTTTACTCGCTGTTTTGGTCAGAGGACTGCCGGGTCTTAATATGGATCAGCATCTTGCTTTTCCTCAAGGCGATACCGTCCCAATTCCGGATACTTCTTATTATCTGAAGAATGAGAAATTTACTGTAGAATTTTATACGGAAGCAGAAATGCCGGAAGAGTTCCGCGGCACCAAAGTTCTTCCGAAGCTATATGAAACCAAAGCAGTATTGTACGAATGTACGGCTCAATGTGGAGATCCTTCCAAGGAACCGAAGCTGAGAGAAGTTACATCCCATGATATACAGGTGAATAGTCCTTTGAATTACAAAGGTCTGAAAGCGTATCAATTTGATTATGACCTTACACCGGTATTACGTTCAGTACAGCCTAATTTGGTTAATTCAGTGACCGGAGAGACTTTTGGCAAATTCAAATTAGTAATGAAAAATCCGCAGCGTGTGTATCAAGCTGGGCCTTATGAGCTAACTCTGAAAGAGAAATATATGGACTTTGGTATGAATGAGGAGGGGCAGCCTGTCTCTAAATCACCGTATCCCAATGCACCTGCTTTTCTTTTCCTGATTCACGGTCCGGGACTTCCAACCGAGGGACAACAATACTTTTATTTTCCCAAACAGGTAGATCAGGTGAAGTTCCAGCAACAAGCTATTAATGACAAGCTAGGTGGAAGCGAACGGTTTCTGGAGTTTGAGGTCACCGCTATGAGTGACGTCGATTTCTCAGAATCTACGGCGTTTCTTAACATTCGAATAGATAAGGTTATGCCTTTTATCTGGATCGGGGCCGCTATTATTATGCTTGGACTTGTGCTCGGTTTTTATTGGCAGCATAGACGTATTTGGCTGATTCTTGAAAATGGTGAACTGACGCTGGGTGCTCACACCAATAAGAACTGGTTCGGATTCCGACGTGAGATCGTTTCTTTCTTAGGAAAGATGGATATGACAGTAGATGAAAAATCATTGGATAACGGGGGAGGTCTATCATGA
- a CDS encoding redoxin domain-containing protein, which produces MGKARKPVQIVILLLVVILGGYAIGTSLVRGDGKPKEGARAPSFELLGLDGQNHTLDEYKGKSVVLNFWGSWCTPCVKEMPALQAQWEKWQDKGVVVLGINVGEDQMTVENFVKQVGIDFPIVMDPGRNAVRSYGISPMPTTFFINPKGRIDSIHIGQLDLTTLDDVIGKLVKP; this is translated from the coding sequence GTGGGCAAAGCGAGAAAGCCTGTTCAAATCGTTATTTTGCTACTGGTCGTTATTCTCGGCGGTTATGCAATCGGTACCTCTTTAGTAAGAGGGGACGGAAAGCCAAAAGAAGGTGCTAGAGCGCCTTCTTTTGAACTGCTGGGGCTTGACGGCCAAAATCATACGCTCGATGAATACAAAGGCAAGTCGGTTGTATTGAATTTTTGGGGATCTTGGTGTACGCCATGTGTAAAGGAAATGCCCGCTCTGCAAGCCCAATGGGAAAAATGGCAGGATAAAGGCGTTGTTGTCCTTGGGATCAATGTAGGCGAGGATCAAATGACTGTGGAGAACTTTGTAAAGCAGGTTGGAATTGATTTCCCGATTGTGATGGACCCGGGCCGGAACGCTGTGCGCAGCTATGGTATTTCACCTATGCCTACCACGTTTTTTATCAACCCTAAAGGCAGGATCGATAGTATTCATATCGGGCAGTTGGATCTCACCACACTGGATGATGTAATCGGGAAGCTGGTGAAACCATGA
- a CDS encoding pseudouridine synthase, translating into MERLQKILAQAGVASRRKCEEMILAGKVEVNGELVTTLGTKVDPDKDTITVSGRPIKGEKKIYVMFNKPKGVITSASDNKGRKVVTDYLKGIDERVYPVGRLDYDTEGLLILTNDGEFANLLTHPKHHVPKTYHATVKGIPHGSALDKLKGGINLEDGMTAPAELEYKDIDEVNKEAVISITIHEGRNRQVRRMFEAISHPVLRLKRISFGDISLQNLKRGSYRHLTKDEINHLQQIAMSGLLKSKTPRKDT; encoded by the coding sequence ATGGAAAGATTACAGAAAATTTTAGCGCAAGCTGGTGTAGCATCCAGACGTAAATGTGAAGAAATGATTTTGGCCGGCAAAGTTGAGGTCAATGGGGAGCTTGTAACTACACTCGGTACAAAAGTTGATCCTGATAAGGATACGATTACTGTTTCCGGCAGACCCATTAAAGGTGAGAAAAAAATCTATGTGATGTTCAATAAGCCAAAAGGCGTGATTACAAGCGCATCCGATAACAAAGGACGCAAGGTCGTAACGGATTATCTTAAAGGCATTGACGAACGCGTGTACCCGGTAGGCCGTCTTGACTATGATACGGAAGGTCTTCTAATCCTCACGAATGACGGGGAGTTCGCCAATCTTCTTACCCATCCCAAGCATCATGTACCTAAGACGTACCATGCTACGGTAAAGGGAATTCCGCATGGCAGCGCATTGGACAAGCTGAAGGGGGGTATTAACCTGGAGGACGGCATGACAGCACCTGCAGAGTTGGAGTATAAGGATATTGATGAAGTCAATAAGGAAGCGGTTATTAGTATCACGATCCATGAAGGGCGTAATCGTCAAGTTCGACGTATGTTTGAAGCGATATCTCACCCCGTTCTTCGTTTGAAGCGAATTTCGTTCGGGGATATTTCTCTGCAGAATTTAAAACGCGGCTCTTATCGCCATTTGACCAAGGATGAGATTAATCATTTGCAGCAAATAGCGATGTCAGGATTACTTAAATCAAAAACACCGCGTAAGGACACATAA
- a CDS encoding N-acetylmuramoyl-L-alanine amidase: MPYKGFVMHHSHCSSINGKGFDFWVDPDGRIYAAPLLTDPDNIHICLEGNFTYHPSAESASSRKEQLFTAGKLILELAGRYQISPLIIEPHNDSCPGAFFPWNDLVIYPSDGYH; this comes from the coding sequence ATGCCATACAAAGGTTTTGTTATGCATCATTCGCACTGCTCTTCCATTAACGGCAAAGGTTTCGACTTCTGGGTTGATCCGGATGGCCGAATCTATGCAGCACCGCTGCTGACAGACCCCGACAACATTCATATCTGCCTGGAGGGAAATTTTACATATCACCCAAGTGCCGAGTCGGCTTCCTCCAGGAAAGAACAGCTATTTACAGCAGGAAAGCTGATCTTGGAGCTGGCTGGGAGGTATCAAATTTCCCCTTTAATCATTGAACCGCACAACGATTCTTGTCCAGGAGCTTTTTTTCCTTGGAATGACCTTGTGATTTATCCCTCTGATGGTTATCATTAA
- a CDS encoding spore maturation protein, with protein MLQLISLISSWAIPIMITFIPLYAYTRKVPVYESFVEGAKDGFGTAIAIIPHLVGMMVAISVFRASGALDYFMGFIAPLLQGFGVPAEVLPLGLLRPLTGTGSLAYTTELIRTHGPDSLIGLIASTIQGSTDTTLYVLTVYFGAVGIRNGRYALKVGLFSDIVGFIAAIVICMIVFG; from the coding sequence ATGCTCCAACTAATCAGCCTCATATCGTCATGGGCTATACCCATCATGATAACGTTTATTCCCTTATATGCTTATACACGTAAAGTACCTGTCTATGAGTCTTTTGTAGAAGGAGCTAAGGATGGATTCGGTACGGCTATAGCCATCATTCCGCATCTGGTTGGTATGATGGTGGCGATAAGTGTCTTTCGCGCTTCTGGAGCTCTTGATTATTTCATGGGGTTTATAGCCCCCTTGCTCCAGGGCTTTGGTGTTCCTGCCGAAGTTCTTCCGCTTGGGTTGCTACGCCCTCTTACAGGTACAGGCTCCCTTGCCTATACTACCGAACTCATACGCACCCACGGCCCTGACTCCCTGATTGGTCTGATCGCTTCAACCATACAAGGCAGTACCGACACCACACTGTATGTCCTCACCGTTTATTTCGGGGCCGTAGGTATCCGTAATGGCCGCTACGCGCTCAAGGTCGGTTTATTCTCCGATATTGTCGGCTTTATAGCTGCTATCGTGATTTGTATGATTGTTTTTGGTTAA
- a CDS encoding nucleoside recognition domain-containing protein, whose amino-acid sequence MINLIWLAMIVIGFLFAAVNGRMDELTAAVFDGAKNGVTVSFGLISVLVFWLGIMRIAEDAGLLQKIAKLLGPVVAFLFPDVPRGHPAIGYILSNMSANLLGLGNAATPMGIKAMQELQTLNPNKDTATPAMCTLLALNTASITLIPATLIAIRLTYGSTDPAGIVGTTLAATAVATLAAIAADRLCRRLALLRRPPEPPSADLKDSTLRTGPLSYPSAKG is encoded by the coding sequence ATGATTAATTTAATTTGGTTGGCTATGATTGTGATTGGTTTCCTGTTTGCTGCAGTTAATGGACGAATGGATGAGCTAACCGCGGCCGTGTTTGACGGGGCTAAAAATGGCGTAACTGTAAGCTTTGGATTAATTAGCGTGTTGGTATTCTGGCTTGGAATCATGCGGATTGCGGAAGATGCGGGTTTACTTCAGAAAATAGCCAAACTTTTGGGTCCGGTTGTCGCCTTTCTTTTCCCGGATGTCCCGCGGGGGCATCCCGCCATTGGGTACATCCTTTCTAATATGAGTGCCAATTTGCTCGGACTTGGGAATGCAGCGACACCCATGGGGATAAAAGCCATGCAAGAATTGCAGACTCTCAATCCTAACAAGGATACGGCCACACCTGCCATGTGCACACTATTGGCTTTAAATACTGCAAGCATAACCCTCATCCCTGCAACACTTATAGCCATTAGGCTGACCTATGGTTCAACTGACCCTGCGGGTATCGTTGGCACCACGCTTGCAGCGACAGCTGTCGCTACGCTTGCGGCGATTGCTGCGGACAGGTTGTGCCGACGTTTGGCTCTGCTTCGCAGGCCGCCGGAGCCGCCTTCAGCGGACCTTAAGGACTCCACTCTAAGGACAGGGCCTTTATCCTATCCTTCTGCGAAAGGGTGA